From the genome of Methanothermobacter sp., one region includes:
- a CDS encoding pseudomurein-binding repeat-containing protein: protein MAFLLVLTNSASAGQLTYNEVSNASKVIADQASKTGKIPSQITVNNKNITLDNYLYAAATTTINLNTNQKKTITTNNYQPPTNPPTYSATGTLTKTAYLQTAQNIKKYMETNKRSPNYVSTSIGKVNYQSLIYAYSRIINFYNTNERLPNSVTIKSVKISTIPSTPQLSYNEISSMSNAITGYISQNGGIPSQIAVNNRIITLDDYLYAAVTTTINLNTNQKTSVPINNYKSPTDPLKTTAIGTLTKTEYLQVAQNIKKYMETNKRSPDYMTTTIGKVNYQSLIYAYSRIINFYNTNGRLPNYVTVVNIKNNEGPIAHGAVWVHASTMDKVNFTTLKNKGITDIFLEQQAFTKMEYRTALLNFLKGASDAGIRVSAWVICLRENGAWVDPTNESHIETLINRVQEFLGFPGVSGIHLDYIRYPGTAYKFPNATDIITGVVQRIYETVKTVNPTILVSAALMPETKWNAYFYGQDYGQLAQYLDVLIPMAYKGNYNATTAWIEEVTRYVKDNCGGKEVWTGLQSYRSDSDITPIPKAELESDIMAALNGGATGYVLFRYGLIDSSFWDGNPYHLPG from the coding sequence TTGGCATTTCTACTAGTGCTGACCAACAGCGCCTCGGCGGGCCAATTAACATACAATGAAGTTTCAAATGCTTCCAAGGTAATAGCTGACCAAGCATCAAAAACAGGCAAAATACCATCCCAGATCACAGTAAACAATAAAAATATCACACTAGACAACTACCTCTATGCAGCAGCCACCACAACAATAAACCTAAACACCAACCAGAAAAAAACAATAACAACCAACAACTACCAACCACCAACAAACCCACCCACCTACAGCGCAACAGGAACACTCACAAAAACAGCATACCTACAAACAGCCCAAAACATCAAAAAATACATGGAAACCAACAAAAGATCACCAAATTATGTCAGCACAAGCATTGGTAAAGTGAACTACCAAAGCCTAATCTACGCCTACAGCAGGATAATAAACTTCTACAATACCAATGAAAGACTGCCAAATTCTGTGACAATAAAAAGTGTGAAAATCAGCACTATACCAAGTACACCCCAGTTATCATACAATGAAATATCTTCAATGTCCAATGCAATAACAGGTTATATAAGTCAAAATGGTGGAATACCCTCCCAGATTGCGGTAAACAATAGGATCATAACATTAGATGATTACTTATATGCTGCAGTAACCACAACAATAAACCTAAACACCAACCAGAAAACAAGCGTACCTATTAATAATTATAAATCGCCAACGGATCCATTGAAGACCACAGCGATTGGGACGCTCACAAAGACGGAATATTTACAAGTGGCCCAAAACATCAAAAAATACATGGAAACCAACAAAAGATCACCTGATTACATGACAACGACAATTGGTAAAGTGAACTACCAAAGCCTAATCTACGCCTACAGCAGGATAATAAACTTCTACAATACCAATGGAAGACTGCCAAATTACGTGACGGTAGTTAATATAAAAAATAATGAAGGTCCGATAGCACATGGTGCGGTATGGGTTCACGCTTCTACCATGGACAAGGTTAATTTCACCACCCTCAAGAATAAGGGTATAACAGATATATTCTTGGAACAGCAGGCTTTCACTAAGATGGAGTACAGAACAGCACTTCTGAACTTCCTTAAAGGCGCTTCAGATGCTGGTATCCGTGTAAGTGCATGGGTAATCTGTCTACGAGAAAACGGTGCTTGGGTTGATCCTACAAATGAATCCCACATCGAAACATTGATAAACAGAGTTCAAGAGTTTTTAGGTTTTCCTGGTGTTAGTGGTATCCACCTTGACTATATACGTTATCCAGGAACTGCCTATAAGTTCCCAAATGCAACAGATATAATAACAGGAGTAGTTCAGAGAATATATGAGACAGTTAAAACTGTTAATCCAACAATTCTAGTATCAGCGGCTCTAATGCCAGAGACAAAATGGAATGCCTACTTCTATGGCCAAGATTATGGCCAACTTGCACAATATCTTGACGTGCTCATCCCAATGGCATACAAGGGTAACTATAATGCGACAACAGCTTGGATAGAGGAAGTGACGAGGTATGTGAAGGATAACTGCGGCGGGAAGGAAGTGTGGACAGGTTTGCAAAGTTATAGATCAGATTCTGACATAACACCAATCCCTAAGGCAGAGCTTGAATCTGATATAATGGCCGCGTTGAATGGTGGGGCAACTGGTTACGTGCTTTTCAGGTATGGTCTCATCGACAGTAGTTTCTGGGATGGTAATCCATACCATCTACCAGGTTAA
- the moaA gene encoding GTP 3',8-cyclase MoaA, giving the protein MKIYDDYNRPVTSLRISITTKCNLNCFYCHKDGIIPSSREMTADEIEKVCKVASQLGITKIRLSGGEPLLRDDIITIIEKIDTIGFKDISLTTNGTLLKQYSSKLKKAGLNRVNVSLDTLDSNTYKFITGKNHLEKVKAGIKAAVKAGLYPIKVNMVIMKDINSHEIWDMFKFCHQQGAILQLIELLTTEQCPDNGFEKYHYNLTEIEKKLSKIAHHVKTRKFMQDRKKYYIDGGEIEIVRPMDNTRFCENCTRMRITPDGKLKPCLLRNDNLIDMKKALQEDNLEKLRRLFIKAIKNRYPYYHKIKKGENLTW; this is encoded by the coding sequence ATGAAAATCTACGACGATTATAACAGGCCGGTAACATCATTAAGGATCTCGATAACTACAAAATGCAACTTAAACTGTTTCTATTGCCATAAAGATGGTATAATCCCCAGTTCTAGGGAAATGACAGCAGATGAAATAGAGAAAGTATGTAAAGTCGCATCCCAATTGGGTATAACCAAGATAAGATTATCAGGCGGCGAACCATTGCTCAGAGATGATATAATTACGATAATAGAAAAAATTGACACCATAGGATTCAAAGACATATCACTCACTACCAATGGCACACTACTCAAACAATATAGCTCCAAACTCAAAAAGGCCGGCCTTAATAGAGTCAACGTGAGCCTTGACACGCTCGATTCCAACACATACAAGTTCATAACAGGTAAAAACCACCTAGAGAAAGTTAAAGCTGGTATAAAAGCTGCTGTTAAAGCAGGCTTATACCCGATCAAGGTTAACATGGTGATAATGAAGGATATAAATTCACATGAAATCTGGGACATGTTCAAATTCTGCCATCAACAAGGGGCCATACTCCAACTCATCGAACTTTTAACCACAGAACAATGCCCAGACAACGGTTTTGAAAAATACCATTATAACCTCACTGAAATCGAAAAAAAACTTTCCAAAATAGCTCATCATGTGAAAACTAGGAAATTTATGCAAGATAGGAAAAAGTATTATATCGATGGTGGGGAAATCGAAATCGTAAGACCAATGGACAATACAAGATTCTGTGAAAACTGTACAAGGATGAGAATAACCCCAGATGGCAAATTAAAACCATGCCTCTTGAGAAACGACAACCTCATTGACATGAAAAAAGCACTTCAAGAAGATAACCTAGAAAAACTCCGCAGATTATTCATAAAAGCAATAAAAAACAGATACCCATATTATCACAAAATAAAAAAAGGGGAAAACTTAACCTGGTAG
- a CDS encoding cation-transporting P-type ATPase, whose translation MKIYQLPEEEVPRKLKTTKNGLSHSEAEKRLKRYGPNKLKRVKKKPIIFNFIENLYNILALILWAASFLAFISGTPQLGVAIIAVIIINAIFSFWQEYEAEKAAEALKKILPLKAKVIRAGEEIEILAENIVPGDLLILEEGDNVPADARLIEAHELKVDNSTLTGESKPVRKVSHPVEEYDNYVETPNLIFAGTSITSGSGKAIVYRTGENTEFSKIAELTQEVKEEPSPLQKQIANVARIIAIIAILMGIILFLVNLYIIRLPPSLAFIFAIGLMVANVPEGLLPTVTLSLATSARKMVKDNALIKRLSSVETLGSTTIICTDKTGTLTRNEMTVRKVWVPYKIIDVTGTGYEPKGKFIWDGKSLTHKDIREIKLLMRAASFCNDAKLIPPEDNGEWHIIGDPTEAALLVAAKKIDFDRDQEMKKIPRITEIPFDSKRKMMTSIHQKPHKKVAYVKGAPKKIISLSKWISVNGKPEPLTNERRKEILEIHDELASQGFRMLAMAYRDLPNQLEDYRPENIEKDLILVGMTALQDPPRENVKKAVRECQRAGIRIIMITGDYGLTAAAIAKEIGIIPDENYQIIKGKELDKLSDNELRNLLKRENNIIFARTVPTHKMRIARVLEGEGEVVAMTGDGVNDAPALKKADIGVAMGSGTDVAKEAADMVLIDDNFATIVKAVKEGRTIYENIRKFITYIFSHETAEIVPFILMVLLGIPLPITVMQILAIDLGTDTLPALALGRSPPEADVMDKPPRPPHERLLNLPVIFHGYLFIGTIEAILVMSGYFWVLYNGGWTLGKPLAFTDPLYLKATTMVFAGIVMAQIGNLLTCQTTKSSVFQIGLFKNRWIIWGILFELLILFSIVYVPQLQSIFGTSPLGLNEWVYLISFIPIVFIADEARKAVSRHL comes from the coding sequence TTCCTTGCTTTTATATCAGGCACCCCACAGTTAGGAGTTGCCATAATCGCCGTTATTATCATCAATGCCATTTTCAGCTTCTGGCAAGAATATGAAGCCGAAAAAGCGGCCGAAGCCCTTAAAAAGATTTTACCATTAAAAGCGAAGGTTATAAGGGCCGGTGAAGAAATCGAAATATTAGCAGAGAATATTGTCCCAGGAGACCTTTTAATCCTAGAAGAAGGGGATAATGTACCAGCAGATGCCAGGCTCATCGAAGCACACGAACTAAAAGTTGACAATTCAACACTAACCGGAGAATCCAAGCCAGTAAGGAAAGTATCCCATCCAGTAGAAGAATATGACAATTATGTTGAAACACCCAACCTAATATTTGCCGGTACAAGCATAACTTCAGGTTCGGGCAAAGCAATAGTATACCGCACCGGTGAAAATACAGAATTCAGCAAGATAGCCGAATTAACACAAGAAGTTAAAGAAGAACCAAGTCCCTTGCAAAAACAAATAGCAAATGTTGCAAGGATAATAGCAATTATCGCAATCCTAATGGGCATAATACTATTCCTAGTCAACCTCTACATTATAAGATTACCACCTAGCTTAGCATTTATTTTTGCAATTGGCCTAATGGTGGCTAACGTGCCCGAAGGACTGCTTCCAACTGTTACATTGTCCCTGGCAACTTCTGCTCGCAAAATGGTAAAAGATAACGCTCTCATAAAAAGATTATCCAGTGTAGAAACCCTCGGCTCCACAACAATCATATGCACAGATAAAACAGGCACATTAACCCGTAATGAAATGACAGTACGCAAAGTATGGGTACCCTACAAGATAATCGATGTAACAGGAACAGGCTATGAACCAAAAGGAAAATTTATATGGGATGGTAAATCCCTCACTCACAAGGATATACGCGAAATAAAACTGCTTATGAGGGCAGCATCATTCTGTAATGACGCCAAACTAATACCACCAGAAGATAATGGTGAATGGCACATCATAGGAGACCCTACAGAAGCTGCATTACTAGTAGCCGCCAAGAAGATAGACTTTGACCGCGACCAAGAAATGAAGAAGATCCCAAGAATAACAGAAATCCCATTTGACTCCAAGAGGAAAATGATGACATCAATACACCAAAAACCCCATAAAAAAGTCGCATACGTGAAAGGCGCCCCAAAAAAGATAATATCCTTATCAAAATGGATATCAGTCAATGGGAAACCAGAACCACTAACAAACGAAAGAAGAAAAGAAATACTAGAAATCCATGACGAACTCGCATCCCAGGGCTTCAGAATGCTTGCTATGGCCTACAGAGACCTTCCAAACCAACTAGAAGATTATAGACCAGAGAACATCGAAAAAGATCTTATATTAGTAGGAATGACAGCACTCCAAGACCCCCCACGCGAAAACGTTAAAAAAGCTGTCAGAGAATGTCAAAGAGCAGGTATCAGGATAATTATGATAACAGGCGATTATGGCTTAACAGCAGCAGCAATAGCAAAAGAGATAGGGATAATCCCAGATGAAAACTACCAGATAATAAAAGGGAAAGAACTGGACAAACTATCAGATAACGAACTTAGAAATCTTCTAAAAAGGGAAAATAATATAATATTCGCAAGAACAGTCCCAACACATAAAATGCGCATAGCAAGGGTCCTAGAAGGTGAAGGAGAAGTAGTAGCAATGACAGGAGACGGAGTCAACGACGCACCAGCCCTCAAAAAAGCCGATATAGGTGTTGCAATGGGAAGCGGCACTGACGTGGCCAAAGAAGCCGCGGACATGGTCCTAATAGATGATAACTTCGCAACTATAGTAAAAGCGGTTAAAGAGGGACGGACCATCTACGAAAACATCAGAAAGTTTATAACATACATTTTTTCACATGAAACCGCTGAAATAGTACCATTCATCTTAATGGTTCTGCTTGGAATACCACTCCCAATCACCGTAATGCAAATACTTGCAATAGACCTTGGAACAGACACTTTACCCGCACTAGCACTCGGAAGAAGCCCCCCAGAAGCTGATGTTATGGATAAACCTCCAAGACCACCCCACGAACGACTACTGAACTTACCAGTTATATTCCACGGGTACTTGTTCATTGGGACTATAGAGGCCATCCTTGTAATGTCAGGCTATTTTTGGGTGCTCTATAACGGCGGCTGGACACTGGGAAAACCTTTAGCCTTTACGGATCCACTATACCTTAAGGCTACTACAATGGTGTTCGCTGGTATAGTGATGGCCCAGATAGGTAACCTCTTAACATGCCAAACTACGAAATCATCAGTTTTTCAAATAGGATTATTCAAGAATCGTTGGATAATCTGGGGAATATTATTCGAGCTTCTCATACTATTCTCCATAGTTTATGTGCCCCAACTTCAGTCAATTTTTGGAACTTCACCCCTTGGATTAAATGAATGGGTATACTTAATATCATTCATACCTATAGTTTTCATAGCAGATGAAGCCCGAAAAGCAGTTTCCCGACATTTATGA